A DNA window from Naumovozyma dairenensis CBS 421 chromosome 7, complete genome contains the following coding sequences:
- the BLM10 gene encoding proteasome activator BLM10 (similar to Saccharomyces cerevisiae BLM10 (YFL007W); ancestral locus Anc_8.69), with protein MSADDIKSPIPLRNKAVAQLISQATPGKRPSSSTDELKSKRALLTSPQQNAADQLRARSITPTLLAEKLFNGLSSEDILKRRLKHYNINYPDDEATYLRSIYDKSSQWFSRDVKPKFEAEKYLPYKTESHKDKARYLCHVLVNLHIAISSLDIQGLLSITSKDLADLQNEIDDLALNTDLFRLANEIDTNVVDFKEHEDHLDLEVPDSGSTGKITAKSSSIVSVNHWTNELNNCLNFDFPLTLRKSLASVYYYLSLIQGQKIVRSMYVDMFESLVAYDDDGTNFTHLVLEQGLVLDFKIIFDFICQFLPYPDSDYARYDLSSKDDLQLFRLLLKLAHVAKPFFDANDESILKDTMDYLLSNLSPSTTVTLLPILNSFVPYHYHKKNKVTDYLPFCFSLWSSVTAIIAVDTHLYDFVGEVAEDLHKKLMDNVENDNMVKFGKYGLFSEDQMAFMFNRVQGHLRTDGQIHSYSRTVKPFVYSINGSDNTDFFTKFVNLIQSIETFVHPSNNGFWTKPIAKFVHAFIKLYHGRVKDEETAVKKGRSIEIFLSAECHFKFVDILFNILMIGAQNKSNEVANYYISCYAYLLEICPKNSFRIFDRVLVEIYDTLTGEYINSRHRVISSLKQFTRILRFMVVHPLYRIHITNILSLLIDKIDMNDPQLTSNVTNSIVSIATFVPFQNLVREGEYLTFESTTIPFIQEHIMHLKMGQSSDNFETEDSVLDSAFRASTTIFENVIKVYVEKIFSVVDIETDDPLITKLNQTTVLMQEAMDDKVFDYYIDIFQRRFWDNDYFKVKDPNYELTTIPLSAIVRRKNSTSVSLVNTLIYNIKQQVERGAGSIRSSSEIQQRDVKLVLYLTTLNDVLRQSHESLLSYSAKILDFMKFLYEEVSNPPIDVLTSILTHSVLATLNTTEIIDYRLFGNNSTIPDTERWGGLQFDKRKYDKENLDFIWHTPSDQEVKLSIDLLENLTDHCITSLERQMNEPRTDTSYTDKIQKYSLVLTHCLSGISLLIDPDFNKNKTSPPSDISYKDRLTLLKNIRESNCDNQEFDIDIEQIRSTTDEETVHLEDDKKDSAFEHDYNVADLKHSVTDNFIIDDTAPSGLPTGVGTPVAGVNDISSSMNSGIIFRDLDIYTSNYYFGNTVEEKLKNPDYLKVHQIRAIIGSFFFKLHNFVSKHFQHNTTMFQIVLHGLKVWFTDIGQETIFNEDPDAFIDIEFLDNLQSLAHVRDSFTRTYLAVKTNDLHQSRVLLHSTNRYPSKLEIKLLEVMIEMATSIYPDIHKPAQSILAHCMKQLIGSYSIIIREILAALRRAIEDTDHQKISAILRVFMIKKIDKKLMSDYKNIGEAVLLLIDCCKYDELDIAFYAENLLNDIVNSLRIPSSVCIYDEKLLKFLEIPDASMDLQVKAVRLAKSKKREQYFSIILRLQDDLLEIINKSGDSLAWKVQIFITRFICKIQASLEFPVDKRVIDVVYNQTKSKHPQMVHLAVRSYLSIFNKIFSLSDYDYDIRKAYENGFDPYFIKEINTTNSNFPDEFLKEMNNFDAPKYFIDSRASVGWLCWGKRMKVVESGAIEINLQEHELEILGEMGKLVSKDWIDDMCSSLVHDNETRSVFSSGDVSLIVLILVLVLKGFTSVTLEDIFTLCKKYYDRYDKASMIMSIEIFAALICSSKYMNIDFLKQRDAFVDDFLNDCLNNELNHDCYEIWNTLSWWLPTVVDIRRCKPFYMHLTKTTNLLDVTADNATHQSFRLLMMRSLLMSLEFRSPDVSKIIESLVFDHPYDQVRSSIGKLLNTLTQNSSSLSLPSTDKIVNVGSQEYDGLGYPVKHISDVFDQIIKEKFQEAIDYIPKLKEMTPQEIIKTKFYYTVSTLFYWMKEMTKGPNKVLLTPYIIDYLLPFLMTLSTQRDMCKLAGLDPSKLLLGLAYLPMRKSEVSKVVQLVCHTKVDTSHQLKLQLLFVQHILSTELLQLTKQEKTEIFEYVVKSLFNGQFVEVRVHAADVLSGIIHNSGEDETLFQSLLDRFSKSLSNYTWEQKKKLSKTDIKIHGSVLGLGAIISAFPYVFPLPKWIPSQLSILSSWARTNGMAGLAAKNTINTFKKVRSDTWKFDRESFSAEELEDLEGVLWKSYYA; from the coding sequence atGTCAGCTGACGATATCAAATCACCAATACCTCTGAGGAATAAGGCTGTTGCTCAACTAATATCACAGGCTACTCCAGGAAAACGTCCCAGCTCCAGTACAGatgaattaaaatcaaaaagAGCATTACTTACGTCTCCGCAGCAAAATGCAGCTGATCAATTAAGAGCCAGATCAATAACCCCTACACTTCTggctgaaaaattattcaatggaTTAAGCTCTGAAGATATCTTAAAAAGGAGGTTAAAACACTATAATATCAATTATCCAGATGATGAAGCCACTTATTTACGAAGCATCTATGACAAGTCTTCTCAATGGTTTAGCAGGGATGTAAAGCCAAAGTTCGAAGCTGAAAAATATCTGCCATATAAAACCGAATCTCATAAAGACAAAGCAAGATATCTTTGTCATGTTCTAGTAAATCTACACATTGCAATTTCCTCCTTAGATATCCAGggtttattatcaattacCAGTAAAGATTTAGCCGACTTgcaaaatgaaattgatgacTTAGCCCTTAATACCGATCTGTTTAGATTGGCTAACGAGATTGATACCAATGTCGTTGATTTCAAAGAACACGAAGACCATCTAGATTTAGAGGTGCCTGATTCCGGTAGTACCGGTAAGATAACTGCTAAATCTTCAAGCATAGTAAGTGTTAATCATTGGacaaatgaattaaataattgtCTTAATTTTGACTTCCCATTGACCTTGAGAAAATCCCTAGCTTCCGTGTACTATTACCTATCATTGATACAGGGACAGAAAATTGTAAGAAGCATGTATGTCGACATGTTCGAAAGTCTCGTTGCATATGATGACGATGGGACGAACTTCACACATTTAGTACTTGAACAGGGCCTCGTGTTAGATTTCAAgattatatttgattttatcTGCCAATTCCTTCCTTATCCAGATTCTGATTATGCTCGTTATGACctttcttcaaaagatGATCTACAATTGTTCAGacttcttttaaaattagCCCATGTCGCTAAACCTTTTTTCGATGCAAACGATGAATCTATACTTAAAGACACTATGGATTATCTATTGTCTAACTTATCGCCGTCAACAACGGTAACTCTTCTTCcaatattaaattcattcgttccatatcattatcataaaaaaaacaaagTTACCGATTATCTCCCTTTCTGTTTTAGTTTATGGAGTTCAGTGACTGCGATTATTGCAGTCGATACACATTTATACGATTTTGTAGGTGAAGTAGCCGAAGATCTTCATAAGAAATTGATGGataatgttgaaaatgACAATATGGTCAAATTTGGGAAATATGGATTATTCTCAGAGGATCAAATGGCATTTATGTTTAACAGAGTACAAGGTCATTTAAGAACCGATGGACAAATACATTCATATTCTAGAACCGTAAAGCCTTTTGTTTACAGTATCAATGGTTCAGATAACACAGATttctttacaaaatttGTTAACTTAATCCAATCGATAGAAACGTTTGTTCATCCATCTAATAATGGATTCTGGACTAAGCCCATCGCTAAATTTGTTCATGcttttattaaattatacCATGGCAGAGTCAAGGATGAAGAAACCGCCGTTAAAAAAGGAAGATCGattgaaatattcttaTCGGCAGAATGCCattttaaatttgttgatatattgttcaatattttaatgatcGGAGCtcaaaataaatcaaatgaaGTCGCAAACTATTATATTTCCTGCTACGCTTATTTATTAGAGATATGCCCTAAAAATTCATTTCGGATCTTTGACAGAGTGTTGGTTGAGATTTATGACACACTTACCGgtgaatatataaattcGAGACATCGTgttatttcttcattaaaaCAATTTACAAGAATTTTACGTTTCATGGTCGTCCATCCATTGTATAGAATTCATATTacaaatattctttctttacTTATTGACAAAATTGATATGAATGATCCACAATTAACCAGTAATGTAACAAACAGTATTGTTTCCATTGCAACATTTGTGCCTTTCCAAAATCTTGTTCGTGAAGGAGAATATTTAACTTTTGAATCTACAACCATACCGTTTATTCAAGAACACATTATGCATTTAAAGATGGGACAAAGTTCCGATAATTTCGAAACTGAAGACAGCGTTTTAGATTCAGCATTCAGAGCATCTACTACAATCTTTGAAAACGTGATAAAAGTGTATGTTGAGAAAATCTTCTCTGTGGTAGATATAGAGACGGATGATCCTTTGATTACAAAACTGAACCAAACAACGGTATTGATGCAGGAAGCTATGGATGATAAAGTTTTTGACTATTACATCgatatatttcaaagaagattTTGGGATAATGATTATTTCAAGGTCAAAGATCCAAATTATGAATTAACTACGATCCCATTATCTGCAATTGTCAGAAGAAAAAACTCTACAAGTGTGTCGTTGGTAAATACATTGATTTACAATATTAAACAACAAGTAGAAAGAGGTGCCGGATCTATTAGAAGTTCCTCTGAAATTCAACAAAGGGATGTGAAATTGGTTTTATACTTGACAACTTTAAACGATGTTTTAAGACAATCCCATGAATCACTTTTATCGTACAGTGCTAAAATTCTGGATTTTATGAAATTCCTATATGAGGAAGTAAGTAATCCACCCATTGATGTGCTTACATCAATATTAACTCATAGTGTTTTGGCAACTCTAAATACCActgaaattattgattatCGCTTATTTGGAAATAACTCGACTATACCTGATACAGAAAGATGGGGTGGTTTACAGTTTGATAAAAGGAAATACGATAAAGAGAATTTGGATTTCATTTGGCACACTCCTTCTGATCAAGAAGTTAAATTATCCATTGActtattggaaaatttgaCTGATCATTGTATTACGAGTCTTGAAAGGCAAATGAATGAACCTAGAACAGATACGTCATATACAGACAAAATCCAGAAATACTCGTTGGTGCTGACACACTGCCTTTCTGGTATCAGTTTGCTCATTGATCCtgatttcaataaaaacaaGACTTCTCCTCCATCTGATATTTCGTATAAAGATAGATTAACATTGCTGAAGAATATTCGTGAAAGTAATTGTGACAACCAAGAATTTGACATTGATATCGAACAAATACGCTCTACTACGGACGAAGAAACGGTCCACTTAGAGGACGATAAGAAAGATAGTGCATTTGAACATGACTATAATGTTGCAGATTTGAAACATAGCGTTActgataattttattattgatgacACTGCACCTTCTGGTCTCCCAACTGGAGTCGGTACTCCTGTGGCAGGTGTTAACGACATAAGTTCTTCCATGAATTCCGGTATTATCTTTAGAGATCTAGATATTTACACCagtaattattattttggtAATACCGTTgaggaaaaattaaagaatccTGATTATTTGAAGGTTCATCAGATTAGAGCTATTATTGgatcatttttcttcaaactccataattttgtttctaAACATTTTCAACATAATACGACGATGTTCCAAATTGTATTGCATGGGTTAAAGGTATGGTTTACTGATATTGGCCAAGAGACCATATTCAACGAGGATCCAGATGCATTCATTGATATTGAGTTTTTGGATAATCTTCAATCTTTGGCACATGTGAGAGATTCTTTCACAAGAACATATTTGGCTGTGAAAACAAATGATCTACATCAAAGTCGTGTATTACTTCATTCTACCAACAGATATCCCTCCAAGTTAGAAATCAAGTTGCTAGAAGTAATGATCGAAATGGCAACATCGATATATCCTGATATTCATAAACCCGCACAAAGTATATTAGCCCATTGTATGAAGCAATTAATAGGTTCATATTCTATAATCATAAGAGAAATATTAGCGGCTTTGCGTCGTGCCATTGAAGATACAGATCACCAAAAGATTTCAGCTATTTTAAGGGTTTTCATGATTAAAAAGATTGATAAAAAGTTAATGTCCgattataaaaatattggaGAAGCTGTGCTGTTATTAATTGACTGTTGTAAATACGATGAATTAGATATTGCATTTTATGCTGAAAATTTGCTGAATGATATCGTCAACAGTTTAAGAATTCCATCATCCGTTTGTATCTATGATGAGAAGctcttgaaatttttagaAATTCCCGACGCTTCTATGGATCTACAAGTTAAAGCAGTTAGGTTGGCCAAATCGAAGAAAAGAGAGCAATACTTCTCGATAATTTTGAGATTGCAAGATGATTTGCTGGAAATTATAAACAAAAGTGGCGATTCTTTGGCATGGAAAgttcaaattttcattacACGATTTATCTGTAAAATACAAGCTAGTCTTGAATTCCCAGTTGATAAGAGAGTCATTGATGTTGTTTATAATCAAACTAAATCTAAACATCCCCAAATGGTTCATTTAGCTGTTAGATCTTATTTgtcaattttcaataaaatattctcaCTCTCagattatgattatgataTCAGGAAAGCTTATGAGAATGGTTTTGATccatattttattaaagaaattaacaCTACGAACTCCAATTTCCCAgatgaatttttgaaagaaatgaataattttgatgCTCCGAAATATTTTATCGATTCAAGAGCATCTGTTGGTTGGTTATGTTGGGGTAAACGTATGAAAGTTGTTGAATCAGGTGCAATCGAGATCAATTTACAGGAACATGAACTTGAAATTCTTGGAGAGATGGGTAAATTAGTTTCGAAGGATTGGATAGATGATATGTGTTCAAGTTTAGTTcatgataatgaaacaCGTAGTGTATTCAGCAGCGGTGATGTTTCATTgattgttttgattttagTTTTAGTTTTAAAGGGATTCACGAGTGTCACTTTGGAAGATATTTTCACCTTGtgtaagaaatattatgaCAGGTATGATAAGGCATCCATGATTATgtcaattgaaatatttgcTGCTTTGATTTGTTCAAGTAAATATATGAACATAGATTTTTTGAAGCAACGTGACGCATTTGTTGACGATTTCTTAAACGACTGTttgaataatgaattaaatcatgATTGTTATGAAATATGGAATACGTTAAGTTGGTGGTTACCAACAGTTGTCGATATAAGAAGGTGTAAACCATTTTACATGCATTTGACAAAAACTACAAACCTACTGGATGTAACTGCCGATAATGCTACACATCAATCATTTAGACTTTTAATGATGAGAAGTCTACTTATGAGTTTAGAGTTTAGGTCTCCAGATGTCTCAAAGATTATTGAGAGCCTTGTTTTTGATCATCCTTATGATCAAGTTCGTAGTTCCATTGGGAAATTGCTAAATACATTGACTCAAAACTCCAGTAGTCTTTCCCTCCCTAGTACGGATAAGATTGTGAATGTTGGCTCTCAAGAGTATGACGGATTAGGTTATCCAGTGAAACACATTTCTGACGTTTTCGAccaaattattaaagagAAATTCCAGGAAGCAATTGACTATATCCCAAAACTTAAAGAAATGACCCcacaagaaataataaagacGAAGTTTTATTATACAGTTTCTACATTATTTTATTGGATGAAAGAAATGACTAAGGGACCTAATAAAGTGCTATTGACTCCATAcattattgattatttgTTACCATTCTTAATGACTTTAAGTACTCAAAGAGATATGTGTAAATTAGCAGGTTTGGATCcatccaaattattattaggaTTAGCATATCTACCGATGAGAAAGAGCGAAGTTTCTAAAGTTGTACAATTAGTTTGTCATACCAAAGTTGATACTTCAcatcaattgaaattacaaTTGTTATTTGTTCAACATATATTGTCAACAGAGTTATTACAATTAACTAAACAAGAGAAGAcagaaatatttgaatatgtGGTGAAAAGTTTATTCAATGGACAATTCGTCGAAGTTAGAGTTCATGCGGCAGATGTATTATCAGGTATAATTCACAATTCCGGTGAGGATGAAACTCTTTTCCAATCTTTATTAGATAgattttctaaatcattatcCAATTATACTTGggaacaaaagaaaaaattatctaagACAGATATTAAGATTCACGGCAGTGTTTTAGGGTTAGGTGCTATCATATCAGCATTTCCATATGTATTCCCATTACCTAAATGGATACCGAGCCAACTAAgtatattatcatcttgGGCCAGAACAAATGGTATGGCAGGTTTAGCAGCTAAGAATACCATTAACACTTTCAAGAAGGTTAGGTCTGATACATGGAAATTTGACAGAGAGTCATTTAGTGCAgaagaattggaagatTTGGAAGGTGTCCTTTGGAAGAGTTACTACGCATGA